A single Silvibacterium dinghuense DNA region contains:
- the bluB gene encoding 5,6-dimethylbenzimidazole synthase, whose protein sequence is MNSQLDRPSRFSEAERLAVYRAIAGRRDVRRGFLDRPLEEELLGRLLAAAHSAPSVGLMQPSRLIVVRDYNIRKKVHEVFETANRKAAASYSDERANLYSGLKLEGILEAPQNLCVLCDAGSGRGHGLGRQTMPETALYSTVCAIQNLWLAARSEGVGVGWVSILDPAPLYELLRIPDHLTLVAYLCLGYVESFAAEPDLERFGWETRMELKSVVSYDRYAEEPGR, encoded by the coding sequence ATGAACTCGCAGTTGGATAGGCCGTCTCGCTTCAGCGAGGCTGAGCGCCTGGCCGTCTATCGCGCCATTGCCGGGCGCCGCGATGTGCGCAGAGGGTTCCTCGATCGTCCGCTCGAAGAAGAGTTACTGGGACGTCTGCTCGCGGCCGCGCACAGCGCGCCTTCTGTAGGCCTGATGCAGCCTTCGCGTTTGATCGTCGTCCGCGACTACAATATCCGTAAAAAAGTGCATGAAGTATTTGAAACTGCAAACCGCAAGGCGGCTGCGAGCTACAGCGACGAACGTGCAAATCTGTATTCCGGTCTGAAGCTCGAGGGCATTCTGGAAGCTCCGCAAAACCTCTGCGTATTGTGCGACGCGGGCAGCGGACGTGGGCACGGGCTGGGGCGCCAGACCATGCCGGAGACGGCACTCTATTCCACAGTGTGCGCGATCCAGAATCTGTGGCTGGCGGCGCGCAGTGAAGGTGTAGGCGTTGGCTGGGTCAGCATTCTCGATCCTGCGCCGCTTTATGAACTGCTACGCATCCCCGATCATCTGACGCTGGTCGCGTATCTCTGCCTTGGGTACGTCGAAAGCTTTGCCGCGGAGCCGGATCTCGAGCGCTTCGGATGGGAGACGCGCATGGAACTGAAGTCCGTCGTCTCGTATGACCGTTATGCAGAGGAGCCCGGGCGATGA
- a CDS encoding cob(I)yrinic acid a,c-diamide adenosyltransferase, with translation MMSIATKRGDGGQTGLAGGIQVSKAHLRVEAYGTVDELNTHLGFARSICQDKEIATWTEEIQRTLFRVGSALATPPESRKKPPVISAEDVDKLTELVHNIEATEGILADWSLPGGHTESAAYEVARTVCRRAERCAVRFVESGEAVQPEVLAYLNRLSDVIWLFGRRIEHSAGVNSRLREDTNAGPKFSRAW, from the coding sequence ATGATGAGCATCGCAACCAAACGTGGAGATGGCGGACAGACAGGTCTCGCCGGTGGCATCCAGGTCTCGAAGGCGCATCTGCGCGTCGAGGCGTACGGTACCGTGGATGAGCTGAACACACATCTCGGCTTTGCACGAAGCATCTGTCAGGACAAGGAGATCGCAACGTGGACCGAGGAGATCCAGCGGACGCTTTTCCGCGTGGGCTCCGCGCTCGCGACGCCGCCTGAGAGCCGCAAAAAGCCGCCGGTGATCAGCGCGGAAGATGTGGACAAGCTTACGGAACTGGTTCACAACATCGAAGCGACGGAAGGCATCCTCGCCGACTGGTCGCTGCCTGGAGGTCATACGGAGTCGGCCGCGTATGAGGTGGCGCGCACGGTTTGCCGCCGCGCCGAGCGCTGCGCAGTGAGATTTGTGGAGAGCGGAGAAGCCGTGCAGCCCGAGGTCCTGGCCTATCTCAATCGTCTCTCGGATGTGATCTGGCTCTTTGGCCGCCGTATCGAACACAGCGCGGGTGTGAACAGCCGGCTTCGCGAAGATACCAACGCCGGGCCAAAGTTTTCGAGAGCATGGTGA